The Hymenobacter sp. 5317J-9 genome has a window encoding:
- a CDS encoding thioredoxin family protein — MSSPIPSPAFTYAEFRQLVSTLAAERRTSGPDQNPAFVRFTDQNQAHLDRAHAVPLLPELVARLATLARPEQWLVLGEAWCGDTAHTLPILAHLAEMSAGRVSLHVLLRSDHPALMAAHQTNGGNSIPKLIRRDAATGADLGDWGPRPAEAQTLAHQLHADKTLHTNQIVKTMNAWYEADNGQAVQRELLALVG, encoded by the coding sequence CCGAGTTTCGCCAGCTCGTAAGCACCCTGGCCGCCGAGCGCCGCACCAGTGGCCCCGACCAGAACCCGGCCTTCGTCCGCTTCACCGACCAGAACCAGGCCCACCTCGACCGCGCCCACGCCGTGCCGCTGCTGCCGGAACTGGTGGCCCGGCTCGCCACCCTGGCCCGCCCCGAGCAGTGGCTGGTGCTGGGCGAAGCCTGGTGCGGCGACACGGCCCACACGCTGCCCATACTGGCGCACCTGGCCGAGATGAGCGCCGGCCGCGTGAGCCTGCACGTGCTGCTGCGCTCCGACCACCCCGCCCTGATGGCCGCCCACCAAACCAACGGCGGCAACAGCATTCCCAAGCTCATTCGGCGCGACGCCGCCACCGGCGCCGACCTCGGCGACTGGGGTCCGCGCCCGGCCGAAGCACAGACGCTGGCTCATCAGCTGCACGCCGATAAAACATTGCACACCAATCAAATAGTGAAGACGATGAACGCCTGGTACGAGGCCGACAACGGCCAGGCCGTGCAGCGCGAGTTGCTGGCGCTGGTGGGCTAA